One window of the Candidatus Rokuibacteriota bacterium genome contains the following:
- the murF gene encoding UDP-N-acetylmuramoyl-tripeptide--D-alanyl-D-alanine ligase yields MPAFTIEDIVRGTRGALLGGDLGIAVAGISIDSRSLRVGEVFFAVRGERQDGHAFLRDAVGRGAACLVIHSVPDDLPPGVPVVLVDETTKALGRLGAWHRQRFTIPVAAVTGSNGKTTTKEMMAAVLVSLGPVLKPESSFNNQWGLPLTLVKLTAEHRAAALELGTNRPGEIAALAEIARPTIAAVTTVSSAHTEFLGSLDDVQREKSALVRAIPADGAVVLNADDPRVLAMAAVSPARVWTFSARDAADIRAAGEISETPDGVGFTLETSEGRRAVRLRFAGRHNVTNALAAAGVGAALGLPLERIAQGLEAARPAKGRCVWRRCGALRILDDTYNANPVSVRAALDTLGASGGGARRVVVLGDMLELGPIAEAEHRAMGRAVAASGAAEFVGLGRAARLAVEAAREAGLAESHHAETFEDTVAHLLKRLAPGDAVLVKGSRGMRMERVVDALIARFGGEDG; encoded by the coding sequence ATGCCGGCATTCACCATCGAAGACATCGTCCGCGGCACCCGCGGCGCCCTCCTCGGAGGCGACCTCGGCATCGCCGTGGCCGGCATCTCCATCGACAGCCGGAGCCTGCGCGTCGGTGAGGTGTTCTTCGCCGTCCGCGGCGAGCGTCAGGACGGCCACGCCTTCCTGCGCGACGCCGTCGGGCGTGGCGCCGCCTGCCTCGTGATCCACTCGGTGCCCGACGATCTGCCGCCGGGCGTGCCCGTCGTGCTGGTGGACGAGACGACGAAGGCCCTCGGGCGGCTGGGCGCATGGCACCGCCAGCGGTTCACGATTCCGGTCGCGGCGGTGACGGGCTCGAACGGCAAGACCACGACCAAGGAGATGATGGCGGCGGTGCTGGTCTCGCTCGGGCCCGTGCTCAAGCCCGAGTCGAGCTTCAACAACCAGTGGGGACTGCCGCTCACGCTCGTCAAGCTCACTGCCGAGCACCGCGCGGCCGCGCTCGAGCTCGGCACGAACCGGCCGGGCGAGATCGCCGCGCTCGCCGAGATCGCGCGGCCCACCATCGCCGCCGTCACCACGGTGTCGTCCGCGCACACCGAGTTCCTCGGATCCCTCGACGACGTGCAGCGGGAGAAGAGCGCCCTGGTCCGGGCCATTCCCGCCGACGGCGCCGTTGTGCTGAACGCCGACGATCCCCGCGTCCTTGCCATGGCCGCGGTGAGTCCGGCGCGGGTCTGGACCTTCAGCGCGCGGGACGCGGCGGACATCCGCGCGGCGGGGGAGATCAGCGAGACCCCGGACGGCGTCGGCTTCACCCTCGAGACGTCCGAGGGGCGCCGGGCCGTGCGGCTGCGTTTCGCCGGACGGCACAACGTCACGAACGCGCTCGCGGCGGCCGGCGTGGGCGCCGCGCTCGGCCTGCCGCTCGAGCGGATCGCCCAGGGCCTCGAGGCGGCGCGCCCGGCCAAGGGGCGCTGCGTGTGGCGGCGCTGCGGCGCGCTGCGCATCCTCGACGATACCTACAACGCCAATCCGGTGTCGGTGCGCGCCGCGCTCGACACCCTCGGGGCATCCGGCGGCGGCGCGCGCCGGGTCGTGGTGCTGGGCGACATGCTCGAGCTCGGTCCCATCGCGGAGGCGGAGCACAGGGCGATGGGTCGCGCCGTCGCCGCGTCGGGAGCGGCGGAGTTCGTCGGGCTGGGCCGCGCCGCCAGGCTGGCCGTCGAGGCGGCGCGTGAGGCGGGGCTGGCCGAGAGCCACCACGCCGAGACCTTCGAGGACACCGTGGCGCATCTCCTCAAGCGCCTGGCCCCCGGGGACGCCGTGCTGGTCAAGGGTTCGCGCGGCATGCGCATGGAGCGCGTCGTGGACGCGCTCATCGCCCGCTTCGGGGGGGAGGATGGCTGA
- a CDS encoding UDP-N-acetylmuramoyl-L-alanyl-D-glutamate--2,6-diaminopimelate ligase, translated as MPAATLLDALADKTVLGPIPATVSGVAYDSRTVKPGELFVAVPGLRQNGRRYVEDALARGAAAVVLEGPDLLEGRAIGRVLVPCSREALARLADAYFDHPSGALTVIGITGTNGKTTTSYLVDALLTARGQRTGLIGTVQYRVGAEVISAGLTTPEAVELQSLLRRMVNAGVTAVAMEVSSHALALSRVDGIDFDIAVFTNLTQDHLDFHATMDAYREAKRRLFALLAAGLKSGRTAVVNADDPSGVSMVAGLPLPTITYGIRGRADVRPARWTSGAEGIRMSVRTPAGHLDIASPLVGEHNVMNLLAAAGVGVALGIAPDAIGRALGSVESVPGRFERVEAGQPFLVIVDYAHTPDALERTLETAQRLRGPGGRLAVVFGCGGDRDRGKRPLMGAIASRLADRVWITSDNPRSERPEAIIADIVAGIPATSSTKSSGGAALDRHETIPDRKAAIQSALAWARAGDVVVIAGKGHEIYQVVGSEVLPFDDRAQARAALAGRTT; from the coding sequence GTGCCCGCCGCGACCCTGCTCGACGCCCTGGCTGACAAGACGGTGCTGGGACCGATCCCCGCCACGGTCAGCGGCGTCGCGTACGACTCGCGCACGGTGAAGCCCGGCGAGCTGTTCGTCGCCGTCCCTGGCCTCAGGCAGAACGGCCGACGCTATGTCGAGGACGCGCTCGCGCGCGGCGCGGCCGCCGTGGTCCTCGAAGGGCCGGACCTGCTCGAGGGCAGGGCGATCGGTCGCGTGCTGGTACCCTGCTCGCGCGAAGCGCTCGCCCGCCTGGCCGACGCCTACTTCGACCATCCCTCGGGCGCGCTGACCGTGATCGGCATCACGGGCACCAATGGCAAGACGACCACGTCCTATCTCGTCGATGCGCTCCTGACCGCCCGCGGGCAGCGGACCGGGCTCATCGGGACCGTCCAGTACCGGGTCGGGGCGGAGGTCATTTCGGCGGGCCTGACGACGCCGGAGGCCGTCGAGCTTCAGTCGCTGCTGCGCCGGATGGTCAACGCGGGAGTCACGGCCGTCGCCATGGAAGTCTCCTCCCATGCGCTCGCGCTCTCGCGCGTGGACGGCATCGACTTCGACATCGCGGTCTTCACCAACCTGACGCAGGACCACCTCGACTTCCACGCGACCATGGACGCGTACCGGGAAGCCAAGCGGCGCCTCTTCGCCCTGCTGGCCGCCGGGCTCAAGTCCGGACGCACCGCCGTGGTGAACGCCGACGACCCCTCGGGGGTCAGCATGGTCGCCGGCCTCCCGCTCCCGACGATCACCTACGGGATACGCGGGCGTGCCGACGTGCGCCCGGCGCGCTGGACCTCCGGCGCCGAGGGCATCCGCATGAGCGTGCGGACGCCGGCCGGCCACCTGGATATCGCCTCGCCGCTCGTGGGCGAGCACAACGTGATGAACCTGCTCGCGGCGGCCGGCGTCGGCGTGGCTCTCGGCATCGCGCCGGACGCCATCGGCCGCGCGCTGGGCTCCGTCGAGTCCGTTCCGGGCCGCTTCGAGCGCGTCGAGGCGGGACAGCCCTTCCTCGTCATCGTGGACTACGCCCACACGCCCGATGCCCTCGAGAGGACGCTCGAGACGGCCCAGAGGCTCCGCGGCCCCGGCGGGCGGCTCGCGGTGGTCTTCGGCTGCGGCGGCGATCGCGACCGCGGCAAGCGACCGCTCATGGGCGCCATCGCCTCGCGCCTCGCCGACCGCGTCTGGATCACCTCCGACAACCCGCGGAGCGAGCGGCCCGAGGCGATCATCGCCGACATCGTCGCGGGCATCCCTGCCACGAGCTCCACCAAGAGCTCCGGCGGTGCGGCGCTCGACCGGCATGAGACAATTCCGGACAGGAAGGCTGCCATCCAGAGCGCGCTTGCCTGGGCCCGCGCCGGCGACGTCGTCGTCATCGCTGGCAAGGGCCACGAGATCTACCAGGTTGTCGGTTCCGAGGTGCTCCCCTTCGACGATCGCGCCCAGGCGCGGGCCGCCCTCGCGGGGAGAACGACATAG
- a CDS encoding penicillin-binding transpeptidase domain-containing protein yields MTVPRNPGLRSRTLIVAACVACAFLGILGRLTYLQVVKHDEYSRLAESQHAKTVALRPKRGPIVDRGGQVLAESSNAESLFALPHRIDDAQRLAGELSPILGDPAADIARRLDPAKRFVWVKRKLSPPVAQAVRDLNEPGLGFLQESLRLYPSRELGAHVIGFEGLDGKGLGGVEQAWDAHLAGAEGRALVERDALGRDVSGAPVILKASVPGQGIALTIDATLQYLAEKEVEAAWRRTRSKVAMAVMMDPRTGEILALAIRPTFNPNAFGAATDEQRRNRALTDPFEPGSTFKVIMAAAALEEGVVRPTDRFYGENGKIKVASAVISDWKPFGWLTFAEVLQNSSNVGSIKAGMQLGKERYYKYITGFGFGQPAGLGLPGESRGQLRPPPQWSALSLATMSIGQEISVTAVQMVAAFAAIANGGRLMQPQIVRAVLDGQGREVRGFEPKAVRQVISPETARELTTIMTAAVREGTGHNAAIPGYEVAGKTGTAQKMDPATRRYSHAPGVLSFVGFAPADDPRLAMIVLLDEPKNEKWGSEAAAPIFAAIGLQALRHMNVPPRGTSPVPIMRGDVAGGGETTAAAAPLRFASLDDGSGAARVMPALEGRSLRGAMAALAPYDVALEVEGRGVVVAQSPAPGTPMTAGMTCRLTLTGPAGTGPAGPPGPPAASR; encoded by the coding sequence ATGACGGTCCCCCGGAACCCGGGTCTGAGGAGCCGGACGCTGATCGTCGCAGCGTGCGTCGCCTGCGCCTTCCTCGGGATCCTCGGCCGGCTGACGTATCTCCAGGTCGTCAAGCACGACGAATACTCCCGGCTGGCCGAGAGCCAGCACGCCAAGACGGTTGCGCTCCGGCCCAAGCGCGGGCCGATCGTCGACCGCGGGGGCCAGGTGCTGGCGGAGTCCTCCAACGCCGAGTCGCTCTTCGCGCTGCCCCACCGTATCGACGACGCTCAGCGCTTAGCAGGCGAGCTCTCGCCCATCCTGGGCGATCCCGCGGCCGACATCGCCCGCCGCCTCGATCCGGCCAAGCGCTTCGTCTGGGTCAAGCGCAAGCTGTCTCCGCCCGTGGCGCAGGCCGTGCGCGACCTGAACGAGCCGGGGCTGGGATTCCTCCAAGAGAGCCTGCGCCTGTACCCGAGCCGCGAGCTGGGCGCCCACGTCATCGGCTTCGAGGGGCTCGACGGCAAGGGCCTGGGCGGTGTCGAGCAGGCATGGGACGCCCACCTGGCAGGGGCCGAAGGCCGTGCGCTCGTCGAGCGCGACGCCCTCGGCCGCGACGTCAGCGGCGCCCCCGTCATCCTCAAGGCGTCCGTGCCGGGGCAGGGCATCGCGCTCACCATCGACGCCACGCTCCAGTACCTGGCCGAGAAGGAGGTCGAGGCCGCCTGGCGCCGCACGCGCTCCAAGGTGGCGATGGCCGTCATGATGGATCCGCGCACGGGCGAGATCCTGGCTCTCGCGATCCGGCCCACGTTCAATCCGAACGCGTTCGGCGCGGCAACGGACGAGCAGCGGCGCAACCGCGCCCTCACCGACCCGTTCGAGCCGGGCTCGACCTTCAAGGTCATCATGGCCGCGGCCGCGCTCGAGGAAGGCGTCGTGCGCCCGACCGACCGCTTCTACGGCGAGAACGGCAAGATCAAGGTCGCCAGCGCGGTCATCTCCGACTGGAAGCCCTTCGGCTGGCTCACCTTCGCCGAGGTCCTGCAGAACTCCTCCAACGTGGGCTCGATCAAGGCGGGCATGCAGCTCGGCAAGGAGCGCTACTACAAGTACATCACCGGCTTCGGCTTCGGCCAGCCCGCGGGCCTCGGGCTGCCCGGCGAGAGCCGCGGCCAGCTGCGCCCGCCCCCGCAGTGGTCGGCGCTGTCGCTGGCGACGATGTCCATCGGCCAGGAGATCTCGGTGACGGCGGTGCAGATGGTCGCGGCTTTCGCCGCCATCGCCAACGGCGGGCGCCTCATGCAGCCGCAGATCGTGCGCGCGGTGCTCGACGGCCAGGGGCGCGAGGTGCGGGGCTTCGAGCCGAAGGCCGTCCGCCAGGTGATCTCGCCCGAGACCGCCCGCGAGCTCACGACCATCATGACGGCCGCCGTCCGCGAGGGCACGGGACACAACGCCGCCATCCCGGGCTACGAGGTCGCCGGCAAGACCGGCACGGCGCAGAAGATGGACCCGGCGACGCGCCGCTACTCTCACGCGCCGGGCGTGCTGTCCTTCGTGGGCTTCGCCCCGGCCGACGACCCGCGCCTGGCCATGATCGTGCTGCTCGACGAGCCCAAGAACGAGAAGTGGGGCAGCGAGGCCGCGGCGCCAATCTTCGCCGCCATCGGCCTCCAGGCGCTACGCCATATGAACGTCCCGCCGCGGGGCACCAGCCCTGTGCCGATCATGCGCGGCGATGTAGCGGGCGGCGGCGAAACGACGGCTGCGGCGGCACCCCTCAGGTTCGCGAGCCTCGACGACGGGTCGGGCGCCGCTCGTGTTATGCCCGCGCTAGAGGGCCGCTCGCTTCGCGGCGCCATGGCCGCGCTGGCCCCATACGATGTGGCGCTCGAGGTCGAGGGTCGCGGCGTCGTCGTCGCCCAATCTCCCGCGCCGGGGACGCCGATGACGGCCGGCATGACGTGCCGCCTGACATTGACCGGGCCGGCGGGGACCGGGCCGGCGGGGCCGCCGGGGCCGCCGGCCGCGAGTCGATGA
- a CDS encoding cell division protein FtsL, which produces MNTGGHAMPIQMSLGLRGASTADQQVAHFHRDSDRRRLRAMLAGVAAAGVVVALVLGLVGLRMQQVRLSYRLDTLRTTKAGAEELNRRLRVEKASLQSLARIELEARSRLGMVAPTRQQVQLAREFAGAGTASTALGERTAAAAVPVPERVR; this is translated from the coding sequence ATGAACACGGGTGGCCACGCGATGCCGATCCAGATGTCGCTGGGGCTCAGGGGAGCGTCTACGGCCGACCAGCAGGTGGCGCACTTCCACCGCGACAGCGACCGCCGGCGCCTGCGCGCCATGCTGGCGGGCGTCGCGGCCGCCGGCGTCGTTGTGGCGCTGGTGCTGGGGCTGGTCGGGCTCCGCATGCAGCAGGTGCGCCTGTCCTACCGGCTCGACACCCTGCGCACGACCAAGGCCGGCGCCGAGGAGTTGAACCGCCGGCTGCGCGTCGAGAAGGCGAGCCTCCAATCGCTGGCGCGCATCGAGCTCGAGGCGCGCTCACGGCTCGGCATGGTCGCTCCCACCCGGCAGCAGGTCCAATTGGCGCGCGAGTTTGCGGGCGCCGGCACGGCATCGACGGCGCTCGGAGAGCGCACCGCGGCGGCCGCTGTGCCGGTGCCTGAGAGGGTCCGCTAG
- the rsmH gene encoding 16S rRNA (cytosine(1402)-N(4))-methyltransferase RsmH — MEREAAAHLPVLVDEVTFLLRPRRGGWVVDGTIGMGGHAERLLEAGGESTRVLGIDRDPEALERARRRLARFGDRVRLRHGSFRDVGAHAGKAGVSRAAAILLDLGLSSYQLDASGRGFSFQKDEPLDMRFDPTRGRTAADLLADATEVELARILFEYGEERHARRIAKRIVERRRRSPLTITADLVEAVKAGVPRAAWSRRTHVATRTFQALRMAVNEEPEALLQALDEAPALLERGGRLGVISFHSGEDRAVKRAFRALEKAGFIELEPSPVTASDDEISGNPRARSAKLRVLERLEAA; from the coding sequence ATGGAGCGGGAGGCGGCCGCGCACCTCCCGGTGCTGGTGGACGAAGTGACGTTCCTCTTGCGCCCCCGACGCGGGGGCTGGGTGGTGGACGGGACGATCGGCATGGGCGGACACGCTGAACGGTTGTTGGAAGCCGGCGGAGAGAGCACCCGGGTGCTCGGGATCGACCGCGACCCCGAAGCGCTCGAGCGCGCGCGCCGCAGGCTCGCGCGCTTTGGCGACCGGGTGCGGCTCCGCCACGGGAGCTTTCGTGACGTGGGCGCGCACGCGGGCAAGGCCGGCGTCAGCCGGGCCGCGGCGATCCTGCTCGACCTCGGCCTGTCCTCCTACCAACTCGACGCCTCGGGGCGGGGATTCAGCTTCCAGAAGGACGAGCCGCTCGACATGCGCTTCGACCCCACTCGCGGCCGCACGGCGGCGGACCTGCTGGCGGACGCAACGGAGGTCGAGTTGGCCCGCATCCTCTTCGAGTACGGCGAGGAGCGCCACGCGCGGCGCATCGCGAAACGAATCGTCGAGCGGCGGCGGCGCTCCCCGCTGACGATCACCGCGGACCTGGTCGAGGCGGTCAAGGCCGGAGTGCCCCGCGCGGCCTGGTCGCGCCGCACGCATGTCGCCACCCGCACCTTCCAGGCGCTCCGCATGGCCGTGAACGAGGAGCCCGAGGCGCTCCTCCAGGCGCTGGACGAGGCGCCGGCTTTGCTCGAGCGGGGCGGCAGGCTGGGCGTCATCTCGTTCCACTCGGGCGAGGACCGCGCGGTCAAGCGCGCCTTCCGAGCGCTCGAAAAGGCGGGCTTCATCGAGCTCGAGCCGTCGCCGGTTACCGCGTCGGACGACGAGATCAGCGGCAACCCGCGGGCCCGGAGCGCCAAGCTCCGTGTGCTCGAGAGGCTGGAGGCGGCCTGA
- the mraZ gene encoding division/cell wall cluster transcriptional repressor MraZ: protein MFRGQFSHTVDPKGRLSIPADFREVLADGFGDKLMIAPNGNALDVYPERTWKELESKVSELPLLDPDRRKFQYLYLSGGKAVMLDPQGRIQIPQNYRERAGLVKDVEIVSMMTYFEIWDKERWAHFQRDNAGPLDDLRERLASKGV, encoded by the coding sequence GTGTTTCGGGGACAGTTCAGTCACACGGTAGACCCGAAGGGGCGGCTCAGCATCCCGGCTGATTTCCGGGAAGTGCTGGCCGACGGCTTCGGTGACAAGTTGATGATTGCCCCGAACGGCAATGCGCTCGACGTCTACCCCGAACGGACGTGGAAGGAGCTCGAGAGCAAGGTCAGCGAGCTGCCGCTCCTCGATCCCGACCGGCGCAAGTTCCAGTACCTCTATCTCTCCGGCGGCAAGGCCGTGATGCTCGACCCGCAAGGGCGCATCCAGATCCCGCAGAACTATCGCGAGCGGGCCGGCCTGGTGAAGGACGTCGAGATCGTCAGCATGATGACGTACTTTGAGATCTGGGACAAAGAGCGGTGGGCGCACTTCCAGCGCGACAACGCCGGGCCGCTCGACGATCTCCGCGAGAGACTGGCGTCGAAGGGCGTCTAG